DNA from Drosophila suzukii chromosome 2R, CBGP_Dsuzu_IsoJpt1.0, whole genome shotgun sequence:
AAAAAGATTTGTGCCCCACCCGTTGAGGAATTTACTATAGAAAAGGCGACTATTCATGAGGAATTTAACCCCTTCTCCCCTTGGTTTGATGTAGCCCTCCTAAAACTTGACCGGAAAGTGGTCTTTAAAGGTAAGAAATCCGTAAATTTGTTTGATAATTATAATACTTTTGTTTTCCTGTTCCTAGATCACATCCGACCCATTTGTCTACCTCTGACCGATCAACTCCTGGCGTTTACCTCCAATATTGGACAGTCCTACATGGCGGTGGGGTGGGGAAAAACGGAGGATCTGCGCTTTGCCAACAGTACAATGGAGGTCGATATAGACTCTGAGAGGTGTACCGGCGGTAGGGACAGCTCCTTCCTGTGCGCCGATGGAGACTTTGTGGACACCTGTACCGGCGACTCAGGTGGTCCACTCACCTGGTCGACTTTTTATTTTGGTACCGTTCGAACAGTGCAATTTGGAGTGGTCAGCACTGGGAGCAAAGAGTGTGGAGCTGCTCAGAAAGCCTACTACATGGATGTACCCACCTTTATGCCCTGGATAATCGGCAAGCTGGCTGAGTTCCCGCACTTGCAAGTCAATTTAGATTCCAATAATTTGAGGTAAAGTTGGAAATAAAATGCAGCTTTACTTTCGGCTTAGGAAGCGGACTTCTTTGTCATGTCAATAAAACCTTCTTAATCTCGACACTCGATTAAGGCCCCATAAAATGATAGGAAAATGTTTcttgaaataaatatatacacagGTAAAATTCATGAAACCCCTGTGTTCTTAAAGgattttaaaacatataatAATGTATGCTAAGTGATTAAATAGaaaattaaatgtaataaataattatataatttgtttttatattgcAGAAGTTAGTGGATTGAGTTAAAGAAGTTACACTGTACCTCTCAATCTAAAAGAGATCTTTTCTGATTCTTTA
Protein-coding regions in this window:
- the LOC108008673 gene encoding serine protease grass, with translation MNSFLEIFFVVSGFISLIPLAELVPLNWTPGERRVYEQLRLQDCGVLSKVIPAPRLQRRITGGRKSILMSQPWMAFLYVPGDLEMCRCGGALISENFVLTAAHCIKLCPQSTDLRVRLGELDLTSSEDCTTYNYKKICAPPVEEFTIEKATIHEEFNPFSPWFDVALLKLDRKVVFKDHIRPICLPLTDQLLAFTSNIGQSYMAVGWGKTEDLRFANSTMEVDIDSERCTGGRDSSFLCADGDFVDTCTGDSGGPLTWSTFYFGTVRTVQFGVVSTGSKECGAAQKAYYMDVPTFMPWIIGKLAEFPHLQVNLDSNNLRS